A region of Pseudomonas putida DNA encodes the following proteins:
- the rsfS gene encoding ribosome silencing factor, with amino-acid sequence MTKQKIYGDELVAVTKAALEDVKAQDIQVIDVREKHSLTDYMIIATGTSNRQINAMAEKVREAVKAKGAQPLGEEGKGDSDWVLLDLNDVIVHMMTAAARQFYDLERLWQGAEQSRAADGKHHSPEHVHEYSEKLKDRE; translated from the coding sequence ATGACCAAGCAGAAAATTTACGGCGACGAACTGGTCGCAGTGACCAAGGCAGCGCTGGAAGACGTCAAGGCCCAGGACATCCAGGTCATCGACGTGCGCGAAAAGCACAGCCTGACCGACTACATGATCATTGCCACCGGTACCTCCAACCGCCAGATCAACGCGATGGCCGAAAAGGTCCGTGAAGCAGTCAAGGCCAAAGGCGCCCAGCCGCTGGGTGAAGAAGGCAAGGGCGACAGCGACTGGGTGTTGCTGGACCTGAACGACGTCATCGTGCACATGATGACCGCCGCTGCCCGCCAGTTCTACGACCTGGAACGCCTGTGGCAGGGCGCCGAGCAAAGCCGTGCCGCTGATGGCAAGCACCACAGCCCGGAGCACGTCCACGAGTACTCCGAAAAGCTCAAAGACCGCGAATAA
- a CDS encoding CidA/LrgA family protein, translated as MLLRGLTWLVLFQLLGTAINHLFVPFLPGPIIGLLLLLAFLMLRGEVGKPLNEAASSLLRYLPLLLVPPAVGVMVYAKDIAADFWAIAGALFISCLLTLVFVGVLMQKLIHRQGKRGEQP; from the coding sequence ATGCTGTTGCGTGGTTTGACCTGGCTGGTGCTGTTCCAGCTGCTGGGTACGGCGATCAATCACCTGTTTGTGCCGTTTCTGCCGGGGCCGATCATTGGTCTGTTGCTGCTGCTGGCGTTCCTGATGCTCAGGGGCGAAGTCGGCAAGCCGCTCAATGAAGCCGCCAGCAGCCTGTTGCGCTACCTGCCGCTGTTACTGGTGCCGCCGGCGGTGGGGGTGATGGTGTACGCCAAGGATATCGCCGCCGACTTCTGGGCGATTGCCGGTGCGCTGTTTATTTCGTGCCTGCTGACCTTGGTATTCGTTGGCGTGCTGATGCAGAAGCTGATCCACCGCCAGGGCAAGCGCGGGGAGCAGCCATGA
- the fis gene encoding DNA-binding transcriptional regulator Fis produces MTMMTETFVSGTTPVSDNANLKQHLNTPSEEGQTLRDSVEKALHNYFAHLEGATVTDVYNLVLSEVEAPLLESVMNYVKGNQTKASEMLGLNRGTLRKKLKQYDLL; encoded by the coding sequence ATGACGATGATGACCGAGACATTTGTGAGTGGAACAACGCCCGTGAGCGACAACGCCAACCTGAAACAGCACCTCAACACGCCGAGCGAAGAGGGCCAGACCCTTCGCGACAGCGTCGAGAAGGCGCTGCACAACTACTTCGCCCACCTGGAAGGCGCGACCGTCACGGACGTGTACAACCTGGTGCTCTCCGAAGTCGAGGCGCCCCTGCTTGAAAGCGTGATGAACTACGTGAAGGGCAACCAGACCAAGGCCAGCGAGATGCTCGGGCTCAACCGAGGCACCCTGCGCAAGAAGCTCAAGCAGTACGACTTGCTGTAA
- the nadD gene encoding nicotinate-nucleotide adenylyltransferase: MSKAQAVRRIGILGGTFDPVHIGHLRSALEVAEFMALDELRLLPNARPPHRDTPQVAAQDRLAMVRSAVQGAERLSVDARELARDKPSYTIDTLESIRAELGTNDQLFLVLGWDAFCGLPGWHRWEELLQYCHILVLQRPDADVEPPDELRNLLAARSESDPTAMSGPAGNISFVWQTPLAVSATQIRQLLASGKSVRFLVPDAVLAYIEAHELYRAPN; the protein is encoded by the coding sequence TTGAGCAAGGCCCAGGCAGTCCGGCGCATCGGCATTCTAGGCGGTACCTTCGACCCCGTGCACATCGGCCACCTGCGCAGCGCGCTGGAAGTGGCCGAGTTCATGGCGTTGGACGAGTTGCGCCTGCTGCCCAACGCCCGGCCGCCACACCGCGACACGCCGCAAGTGGCTGCGCAGGATCGCCTGGCGATGGTGCGCAGCGCCGTGCAGGGTGCCGAGCGCCTGAGTGTGGACGCCCGCGAGCTTGCCCGCGACAAGCCGTCGTACACCATCGACACCCTGGAGTCGATCCGCGCCGAACTGGGCACGAACGACCAGTTGTTCCTGGTGCTGGGCTGGGATGCCTTTTGTGGGTTGCCCGGCTGGCATCGCTGGGAAGAGCTGCTGCAATACTGTCACATCCTGGTGCTGCAACGCCCGGATGCCGACGTTGAACCCCCTGACGAGCTGCGCAACCTGCTGGCTGCGCGCTCCGAGAGCGATCCCACCGCCATGTCCGGCCCGGCGGGAAATATTTCGTTCGTCTGGCAGACGCCGCTTGCGGTGTCGGCTACACAGATCCGACAGCTGCTGGCCAGCGGCAAATCGGTGAGGTTCCTGGTGCCGGACGCCGTACTGGCCTATATCGAGGCGCACGAACTCTATCGTGCGCCTAACTGA
- a CDS encoding DUF3426 domain-containing protein: protein MTDSFVTQCPHCQTSFRVTHHQLSVARGVVRCGHCLQVFNAAKQLLEQNRPGAGEAPVAPPAPAAPAETVAEPAVTPDPPVSERPLAIEEDWALTAQALDELDLDQELARLEQRGDPAESRPARADNGLQARRDEHQPDAHADKLFGNATDDRFEPQQAPAPAPVLLEQEPLDLEPAPGDRTEPTLGGHLDLDIDDEPPVRRGIEADEHHAFVSEHFATSDDAAPEKGLNARDDDELDLHLSARDDDPVEPLPGERLEPGLSGKPERTPRKEPLVDVVDDPLQLGWEKPQANWGKRLLWGLLTLLAAGLLAFQYIWFHFDEMARQDQYRPIFQQLCPVFGCQVPTRVDIARIKSSNLVVRSHPDFKGALIVDAIIYNRAPFAQPFPLLELRFADLNGQLIASRRFKPSEYLSGELAGRGEMPSQTPIHIALDILDPGPKAVNYSLSFRSPE from the coding sequence ATGACCGACAGTTTCGTCACCCAGTGCCCGCATTGCCAGACCAGCTTTCGCGTCACCCATCACCAGTTGAGTGTGGCGCGCGGCGTGGTGCGTTGCGGCCATTGCCTGCAGGTGTTCAACGCCGCCAAGCAGCTGCTGGAGCAGAACCGTCCCGGCGCTGGCGAAGCGCCCGTGGCACCGCCAGCACCGGCAGCGCCTGCCGAGACGGTCGCCGAGCCTGCGGTCACGCCCGATCCGCCCGTCAGCGAACGCCCACTGGCCATCGAGGAAGACTGGGCCCTCACCGCCCAGGCCCTGGATGAACTGGACCTGGACCAGGAACTGGCCCGCCTCGAACAGCGCGGCGACCCTGCCGAGTCTCGCCCGGCCCGTGCCGACAACGGCTTGCAGGCCCGCCGCGACGAGCATCAGCCGGACGCGCATGCCGACAAGCTGTTCGGCAACGCCACCGACGACCGCTTCGAGCCACAACAGGCGCCGGCCCCTGCACCGGTCCTGCTGGAACAGGAACCTCTGGACCTGGAGCCGGCCCCGGGTGATCGCACCGAGCCGACCCTGGGCGGCCACCTGGACCTGGACATCGACGATGAGCCGCCCGTGCGCCGGGGCATCGAGGCCGACGAGCACCATGCGTTCGTCAGCGAGCACTTCGCCACCAGCGATGATGCAGCCCCGGAAAAGGGCCTCAACGCCCGCGACGACGACGAACTGGACCTGCACCTGTCAGCCCGTGACGACGACCCGGTCGAGCCGCTGCCCGGCGAACGCCTGGAGCCAGGCTTGTCCGGCAAACCCGAGCGCACGCCGCGCAAGGAACCGCTGGTCGATGTGGTCGACGACCCGCTGCAACTGGGCTGGGAAAAGCCCCAGGCCAACTGGGGCAAGCGCTTGCTGTGGGGGCTGCTGACGCTGCTGGCAGCAGGCCTTCTGGCCTTCCAGTACATCTGGTTCCACTTCGACGAAATGGCCCGTCAGGACCAGTACCGGCCGATCTTCCAGCAATTGTGCCCGGTGTTCGGCTGCCAAGTGCCGACCCGCGTCGACATTGCACGCATCAAGAGCAGCAACCTGGTGGTGCGCAGCCATCCTGACTTCAAGGGTGCGCTGATCGTCGACGCAATCATCTACAACCGCGCCCCGTTCGCCCAGCCGTTCCCGCTGCTGGAGCTACGGTTCGCCGACCTCAATGGCCAGTTGATCGCCAGCCGACGCTTCAAGCCCAGCGAGTACCTCTCCGGCGAATTGGCCGGGCGTGGCGAGATGCCCAGCCAGACCCCGATCCACATCGCCCTGGACATCCTCGATCCGGGCCCCAAGGCTGTGAACTACAGCCTCAGCTTCCGCTCGCCGGAGTAA
- a CDS encoding LrgB family protein produces the protein MMLDWQGALDAVIHHPLFGIGITLGAYQVVLAAYEKTRWIFLQPVLVSMLLVIGVLLVCGIDYREYRKTTEIMNTLLGPATVALAVPLYLNLRRIRQLFWPTFTTLVVGGLFATVCCLLLGWWFGAEHMILMTMAPKSVTSPIAMLVAEQIGGVAALAAVFVLITGVIGAIFGPALLTRLGVHSPEARGMSLGVTAHAVGTSVALQESDECGAFAALAMSLMGVATAVFLPLAVSLVA, from the coding sequence ATGATGCTCGATTGGCAAGGTGCGCTCGACGCGGTCATCCACCACCCCTTGTTCGGCATCGGGATTACCCTCGGGGCTTATCAGGTGGTGCTCGCTGCCTACGAAAAGACCCGCTGGATCTTCCTGCAGCCGGTGCTGGTCTCAATGCTGCTGGTGATTGGCGTGCTGCTTGTGTGTGGCATCGACTACCGCGAGTACCGCAAAACCACCGAGATCATGAACACGCTGCTGGGGCCTGCTACCGTGGCCCTGGCCGTACCGCTCTATCTCAACCTGCGGCGCATTCGTCAGCTGTTCTGGCCAACCTTTACTACGCTGGTAGTCGGAGGCCTGTTCGCCACCGTCTGCTGCCTGCTGCTGGGCTGGTGGTTCGGTGCCGAACACATGATCCTGATGACCATGGCGCCCAAGTCGGTGACTTCACCGATTGCCATGCTGGTGGCGGAGCAGATTGGCGGCGTGGCAGCGCTGGCTGCTGTGTTCGTGCTGATCACCGGGGTGATCGGCGCGATCTTCGGCCCGGCGCTGTTGACCCGGCTTGGTGTGCACAGCCCTGAAGCGCGCGGCATGTCGTTGGGTGTCACCGCGCATGCGGTGGGCACTTCGGTAGCCTTGCAGGAAAGTGACGAATGCGGCGCGTTCGCCGCGCTGGCGATGAGCCTGATGGGGGTGGCCACGGCGGTGTTCCTGCCGCTTGCGGTCAGCCTGGTGGCTTGA
- a CDS encoding glutamate-5-semialdehyde dehydrogenase, producing the protein MTESVLDYMTRLGRAARQASRVIGRASTAQKNRALQAAADALDAARAELAAANELDLAAGRANGLEPALLDRLALTPARIDGMITGLRQVAGLPDPVGAIRDMSYRPSGIQVGKMRAPLGVIGIIYESRPNVTIDAASLCLKSGNATILRGGSEAIHSNRAIATCIQRGLAEAGLPAAVVQVVETTDREAVGALISMPEFVDVIVPRGGRGLIERISRDARVPVIKHLDGICHVYVSEHADLDKAWRVAFNAKTYRYGICGAMETLLVDQRVAERFLPEMARRFLEKGVELRGCERTCAIIDAKPASEDDWHTEYLDAILSIRVVDDLDQAIEHINHYGSHHTDSIITEHQGQARQFMAEVDSASVMLNTPTCFADGFEYGLGAEIGISTDKLHARGPVGLEGLTCEKYVVIGDGQLRGQESC; encoded by the coding sequence ATGACTGAGTCCGTTCTTGACTATATGACCCGTTTGGGTCGCGCTGCCCGCCAGGCTTCCCGGGTGATCGGCCGTGCCAGTACTGCGCAGAAAAACCGCGCCTTGCAAGCGGCCGCCGACGCCCTGGACGCCGCGCGTGCCGAGCTGGCCGCCGCCAACGAGCTGGACCTCGCCGCGGGCCGTGCCAACGGCCTGGAGCCTGCGCTGCTCGACCGCCTGGCGCTGACCCCGGCGCGTATCGACGGCATGATCACCGGCCTGCGCCAGGTGGCCGGCCTGCCCGACCCGGTCGGTGCCATCCGCGACATGAGCTACCGTCCATCGGGTATTCAGGTTGGCAAGATGCGCGCACCGCTGGGGGTGATCGGGATCATCTACGAATCGCGCCCGAACGTGACCATCGATGCGGCCAGCCTGTGCCTGAAAAGCGGCAATGCGACCATCCTGCGGGGTGGTTCCGAGGCGATTCACTCCAACCGTGCCATCGCCACCTGCATCCAGCGTGGCCTGGCTGAGGCCGGCCTGCCAGCGGCAGTGGTGCAGGTGGTCGAGACCACCGACCGCGAAGCTGTGGGCGCGCTGATCAGCATGCCGGAGTTCGTCGATGTCATCGTACCGCGCGGAGGCCGTGGCCTGATCGAGCGTATCAGCCGCGATGCGCGAGTACCGGTGATCAAACACCTGGACGGCATCTGCCACGTCTACGTCAGCGAACATGCCGACCTGGACAAGGCCTGGCGCGTCGCCTTCAACGCCAAGACCTACCGCTACGGCATCTGTGGCGCCATGGAAACCCTGCTGGTCGACCAGCGCGTGGCCGAACGTTTTCTGCCGGAAATGGCCCGTCGCTTCCTGGAAAAGGGCGTCGAGCTGCGTGGCTGCGAGCGCACGTGCGCAATCATCGATGCTAAGCCGGCCAGCGAAGACGATTGGCACACTGAATACCTGGATGCGATCCTGTCGATTCGTGTAGTCGATGACCTGGACCAGGCCATCGAGCACATCAATCATTATGGCTCGCACCACACCGATTCGATCATCACCGAACACCAGGGGCAGGCCCGCCAGTTCATGGCCGAGGTCGACTCGGCATCGGTGATGCTCAATACCCCGACCTGCTTCGCCGACGGTTTCGAATACGGCCTGGGGGCGGAGATCGGTATTTCCACCGACAAGCTGCATGCCCGTGGCCCGGTCGGCCTGGAAGGGCTGACCTGCGAGAAGTACGTGGTGATCGGCGACGGCCAACTGCGCGGCCAGGAGTCCTGCTGA
- the prmA gene encoding 50S ribosomal protein L11 methyltransferase, with amino-acid sequence MPWLQVRLAISPEQAETYEDALLEVGAVSVTFVDAEDQPIFEPDLNTTPLWSHTHLLALFEADAEPEQVFAHVRLLTGTELPEHQAEVIEDQDWERSWMDNFQPMRFGRRLWIVPSWHEAPEKDAVNLLLDPGLAFGTGTHPTTALCLEWLDGQQLEGTQVLDFGCGSGILAIAALLLGAREAVGTDIDVQAIEASRDNAQRNGIADQKLALYLPEHMPAMQADVLVANILAGPLVALAPQLSGLVRPGGLLALSGILAEQGEDVAAAYAADFELDPIAVRDGWVRISGRRR; translated from the coding sequence ATGCCCTGGCTGCAAGTACGCCTGGCCATCAGCCCGGAACAAGCCGAAACCTACGAAGACGCCCTGCTCGAAGTCGGCGCGGTCTCGGTCACGTTCGTGGACGCAGAAGATCAGCCGATCTTCGAACCCGACCTCAACACCACACCATTGTGGTCGCACACCCACTTGCTGGCCCTGTTCGAGGCCGATGCCGAACCTGAGCAGGTGTTCGCCCACGTCCGCCTGCTGACCGGCACCGAGCTGCCCGAGCACCAGGCCGAAGTGATCGAGGACCAGGACTGGGAACGCAGCTGGATGGACAACTTCCAGCCCATGCGCTTCGGCCGCCGCCTGTGGATCGTGCCAAGCTGGCACGAAGCCCCGGAAAAGGACGCGGTAAACTTGCTGCTCGACCCCGGCCTTGCGTTTGGCACCGGCACCCATCCGACCACTGCCCTGTGCCTGGAATGGCTCGACGGCCAGCAACTCGAAGGCACCCAGGTGCTCGACTTCGGCTGCGGCTCGGGGATTCTGGCCATCGCGGCATTGCTGCTGGGCGCGCGCGAAGCGGTCGGTACCGACATCGACGTGCAGGCCATTGAAGCCTCGCGCGACAATGCCCAGCGCAACGGTATCGCCGATCAGAAGCTGGCGTTGTACCTGCCCGAGCACATGCCAGCCATGCAGGCCGACGTACTGGTTGCCAACATCCTTGCCGGCCCGCTGGTCGCGCTGGCGCCACAGCTGTCCGGCCTGGTTCGCCCTGGTGGCCTGCTGGCTCTGTCGGGCATCCTTGCCGAACAAGGCGAGGACGTGGCTGCTGCCTACGCCGCCGACTTCGAGCTGGACCCGATCGCCGTGCGCGACGGTTGGGTGCGCATCAGTGGTCGCCGTCGTTAA
- the dusB gene encoding tRNA dihydrouridine synthase DusB: MSAVRIGPYTLRNNLILAPMAGVTDQPFRTLCKRLGAGMVVSEMVSSDMSLWNSRKSSLRRIHEGDPEPRSVQIAGGDAQMMAAAAKANVEAGAQIIDINMGCPAKKVCNKAAGSALLKDEALVSEILHAVVSAVDVPVTLKIRTGWDRANKNGLNVAKIAEQAGIQALAVHGRTRADLYTGEAEYDTIAAIKQSVSIPVFANGDITSPEKARAVLDATGVDGLLIGRAAQGRPWIFREIEHYLRTGEQLPAPQLDEVERILLEHLAALHAFYGDVMGVRIARKHVGWYLVTRPGGKEFRSRFNALEDTQAQCANVRAFFSERRQSLETEDGQGVAA, encoded by the coding sequence ATGTCGGCGGTACGCATCGGCCCATACACACTGCGAAACAACCTGATCCTCGCCCCCATGGCCGGGGTCACGGACCAGCCTTTCCGAACACTTTGCAAGCGCCTTGGCGCAGGCATGGTGGTGTCGGAGATGGTGTCCAGCGACATGAGCCTGTGGAACAGCCGCAAGTCGAGCCTGCGCCGCATCCACGAAGGCGATCCCGAGCCACGCTCGGTACAGATCGCCGGTGGTGACGCGCAAATGATGGCGGCGGCGGCAAAGGCCAACGTCGAAGCGGGTGCCCAGATCATCGACATCAACATGGGCTGCCCGGCAAAAAAAGTCTGCAACAAAGCTGCAGGCTCTGCTTTATTGAAAGATGAAGCCTTGGTCAGCGAGATTCTCCACGCCGTGGTAAGCGCCGTGGACGTCCCGGTGACGCTGAAGATCCGCACAGGGTGGGATCGGGCGAACAAGAACGGCCTGAATGTGGCGAAGATCGCTGAGCAGGCCGGCATCCAGGCGCTGGCGGTGCATGGCCGCACACGCGCCGACCTGTACACCGGCGAGGCCGAATACGACACCATCGCTGCCATCAAGCAGTCGGTGTCTATCCCGGTATTTGCCAACGGCGATATCACTTCGCCAGAAAAGGCCCGGGCGGTACTGGACGCCACCGGGGTCGATGGCCTGTTGATCGGCCGCGCCGCCCAGGGGCGGCCATGGATCTTTCGCGAGATCGAGCATTACCTGCGGACCGGCGAACAGTTGCCGGCCCCGCAGCTGGACGAAGTGGAACGCATCCTGCTAGAGCACCTGGCCGCGCTGCATGCCTTCTATGGCGATGTGATGGGCGTACGTATCGCCCGCAAGCACGTTGGCTGGTACCTGGTGACACGACCCGGCGGCAAGGAGTTTCGCTCCCGGTTCAATGCTTTGGAAGACACACAAGCGCAGTGCGCCAACGTTCGCGCGTTTTTCAGTGAACGTCGACAGAGCCTTGAGACAGAGGACGGACAAGGGGTGGCCGCATGA
- a CDS encoding LON peptidase substrate-binding domain-containing protein, translating into MTLPLFPLNTVLFPGCFLDLQIFEARYLDMIGRCMKQGGGFGVVCILEGEQVGKAPPVVASIGCEAMIRDFVQQDNGLLGIRVEGVRRFNLEQTEVQKDQLLVGQVQWLPELADSPLGEADDDLLALLVALGEHPMVEALDMPRPVEGRQALANQLAYLLPFMEEDKLDLLTIDSPQLRLEEIQRLLERIQGELFA; encoded by the coding sequence ATGACGCTACCGCTGTTTCCCCTCAATACTGTGCTGTTTCCCGGTTGTTTTCTCGATCTGCAGATTTTTGAGGCGCGCTACCTGGACATGATTGGCCGCTGCATGAAGCAGGGCGGGGGCTTTGGTGTGGTGTGCATTCTTGAAGGTGAGCAGGTCGGCAAGGCGCCACCGGTGGTCGCGTCGATCGGCTGCGAAGCGATGATCCGCGATTTCGTGCAGCAGGATAACGGCCTGCTGGGTATCCGCGTCGAAGGTGTGCGGCGTTTCAACCTGGAACAGACCGAAGTGCAGAAGGACCAGTTGCTGGTCGGGCAGGTGCAGTGGCTGCCGGAGCTTGCGGACAGCCCGCTGGGCGAGGCGGACGATGACCTGCTGGCGTTGCTGGTTGCCTTGGGCGAGCATCCGATGGTCGAGGCGCTGGACATGCCGCGACCGGTGGAGGGGCGGCAAGCGTTGGCCAATCAGCTGGCGTATCTGCTGCCGTTCATGGAAGAGGACAAGCTGGATCTGCTGACCATCGACTCGCCGCAGTTGCGGCTGGAAGAGATTCAGAGGCTGCTGGAGCGGATTCAGGGTGAGTTGTTTGCCTGA
- a CDS encoding DNA-3-methyladenine glycosylase, protein MSALPDSFFDRDAQTLAKALLGKVIRHRQGDLWLAARIIETEAYYLTEKGSHASLGYTEKRKALFLDGGHIYMYYARGGDSLNFSAQGPGNAVLIKSAYPWQDAISNANSLAQMQLNNPDASGNLRPAERLCAGQTLLCRALGLKVPHWDAQRFDPERLYVEDCGIAVPRVVQAARLGIPHGRDEHLPYRFVDAEYARFCTRNPIRRGQVEGRDFFIHEQGS, encoded by the coding sequence ATGTCAGCCCTGCCCGACAGCTTTTTCGACCGTGACGCCCAAACCCTGGCCAAAGCGCTGCTGGGCAAGGTCATTCGCCATCGCCAGGGCGACCTGTGGCTGGCCGCGCGCATCATCGAGACCGAGGCCTACTACCTGACCGAAAAAGGCAGCCACGCTTCGCTCGGCTACACCGAAAAACGCAAGGCGCTGTTCCTTGATGGCGGCCACATCTACATGTACTACGCCCGCGGTGGCGATTCGTTGAATTTCAGTGCCCAAGGCCCAGGCAATGCAGTGCTGATCAAATCCGCCTACCCTTGGCAGGATGCCATCTCGAACGCCAACAGCCTGGCGCAGATGCAGTTGAACAACCCGGATGCCAGCGGCAACCTGCGCCCGGCAGAGCGCCTGTGTGCGGGCCAAACCCTGCTGTGCCGGGCATTGGGCCTGAAAGTGCCCCACTGGGACGCCCAGCGGTTCGACCCTGAGCGCCTTTACGTCGAAGACTGCGGCATCGCCGTGCCTCGGGTAGTCCAGGCTGCCCGCCTGGGTATCCCCCATGGCCGCGACGAGCACCTGCCTTATCGCTTCGTCGACGCCGAATACGCCCGCTTCTGTACGCGGAACCCGATACGTCGCGGCCAAGTCGAAGGTCGGGACTTCTTCATACACGAACAAGGAAGCTGA
- a CDS encoding bifunctional DedA family/phosphatase PAP2 family protein — protein MGQWLDSLTGWLSANPQWLGLAIFLVACIECLAIAGIIVPGTVLLFAVAVLAGSGTFSLGETLLLGFLGGLLGDAVSYTIGKYFHQNIRRLPLLRHHPEWIGSAETYFQRYGIASLLVGRFIGPLRPMLPMVAGMFDMPLPRFIAVSLVAGAGWSVAYLLPGWATGAAMRLPLPEGFWLDAGIIAGTLAVLIGLSLSSSLRDQRHGTRLIAGLSFAALAGVFLGWPYLHEFDQGVMTLVQEHRSQVIDGAVVLVTRLGDFRTQFFLGGLLTGLLLLARQWRHALFAGGALMGTALANGTLKWLFARARPEVLTDPLTSYSMPSGHSSASFAFFLVMAVLAGRGQPPRMRLTWVLLGCIPALAIALSRVYLGAHWPTDILAGALLACCVCALSLTLTQYRQPLRALPLRVWWLVLPACIALLAFFAMHALPQALERYQY, from the coding sequence ATGGGCCAATGGCTCGACAGCCTGACCGGCTGGCTAAGCGCAAACCCTCAGTGGCTTGGCCTGGCGATTTTCCTGGTGGCCTGCATCGAGTGCCTGGCCATTGCCGGCATCATTGTGCCCGGCACGGTGTTGCTGTTCGCGGTCGCCGTGCTGGCCGGCAGCGGCACCTTCAGCCTGGGCGAGACACTGCTGCTGGGCTTTCTCGGCGGTTTGCTGGGTGACGCCGTGTCATACACGATCGGCAAGTACTTCCACCAAAACATCCGCCGCCTGCCACTGCTGCGCCACCACCCGGAATGGATCGGCAGCGCCGAAACCTACTTCCAGCGCTACGGCATCGCCAGCCTGCTGGTCGGGCGTTTCATAGGGCCGCTACGGCCCATGCTGCCGATGGTCGCTGGCATGTTCGACATGCCGCTGCCGCGCTTCATTGCCGTGAGCCTGGTGGCAGGCGCCGGCTGGTCCGTTGCCTACCTGCTGCCCGGCTGGGCCACCGGCGCGGCCATGCGCCTGCCGTTACCCGAAGGCTTCTGGCTGGATGCCGGCATCATTGCGGGCACTTTGGCGGTGCTCATCGGCCTGAGCCTGAGCAGCAGCCTGCGCGACCAACGCCACGGCACGCGACTGATCGCCGGTTTGAGCTTCGCGGCCCTGGCCGGTGTGTTCCTGGGCTGGCCCTACCTGCACGAATTCGATCAGGGCGTGATGACACTGGTGCAGGAGCATCGCAGCCAGGTCATCGACGGCGCCGTCGTGCTGGTGACGCGCCTGGGTGATTTTCGCACCCAATTTTTCCTCGGTGGGCTGCTGACCGGCCTGTTGCTGCTCGCCCGGCAATGGCGACATGCCCTGTTTGCGGGCGGCGCATTGATGGGGACGGCGCTTGCCAACGGCACGCTCAAATGGCTGTTCGCCCGCGCACGGCCTGAGGTGCTGACCGACCCACTGACGAGTTACAGCATGCCCAGCGGCCACAGCTCGGCGTCGTTTGCGTTCTTTCTGGTGATGGCGGTGCTAGCGGGACGAGGTCAGCCGCCACGGATGCGACTGACCTGGGTGTTGCTGGGGTGCATTCCCGCCCTGGCGATTGCCTTGTCGCGGGTTTACCTGGGGGCGCACTGGCCGACCGATATTCTGGCCGGCGCCCTGCTGGCGTGCTGCGTCTGTGCGCTGAGCTTGACCTTGACGCAGTACCGGCAGCCGCTTAGAGCACTGCCGCTGCGGGTGTGGTGGCTAGTGTTGCCGGCGTGTATCGCGCTGCTCGCGTTCTTTGCCATGCATGCGTTGCCACAGGCTTTGGAGCGGTATCAGTATTGA
- a CDS encoding MaoC family dehydratase, translating to MPYVPVTELSQYVGKELGRSAWLTIDQQRINLFAEATGDFQFIHVDPEKAAKTPFGGTIAHGFLTLSLIPTLMNDILILPQGLKMVVNYGLDSVRFIQPVKVNSQVRLKVDLAEVLEKKPGQWLLKAIATLEIEGEEKPAYIAESLSLCFV from the coding sequence ATGCCTTATGTACCGGTTACAGAGCTTTCGCAGTACGTTGGCAAGGAACTGGGACGTTCCGCCTGGCTGACCATCGACCAGCAGCGCATCAACCTGTTTGCCGAGGCCACGGGTGATTTTCAGTTCATTCACGTCGACCCTGAAAAGGCCGCCAAAACACCCTTCGGCGGCACCATTGCCCATGGCTTTCTGACCTTGTCGCTGATCCCCACGCTGATGAACGACATCCTCATACTGCCGCAAGGGCTGAAGATGGTCGTGAACTACGGACTGGACAGTGTGCGCTTCATTCAACCGGTCAAGGTGAACAGCCAGGTTCGGCTGAAGGTCGACCTTGCCGAGGTGCTGGAGAAAAAGCCCGGGCAATGGCTGCTCAAGGCTATCGCCACGCTGGAGATCGAAGGGGAAGAAAAGCCTGCCTATATAGCAGAGTCCCTTTCGCTCTGTTTTGTCTGA